The genomic interval GATTTATCAATGTTTTCCGAATGGTTATGGGGTGAAAAACCGGTCTGCTTTCATAAATGGGGTTCAGGGGGCGGAGGTTCAAATCCTCTCATCCCGACCAGTAATTTCGCAGAGTTGGGCCGTCCTCCGGGGCGGCCCTTCTGCTTTTGCATTGCACAATTGCACTACATACGCCCCCGAGCCTCGTCGGTTCCGACGACCTCCTGCCTCTTCTCCTGGGGGCTTCTCTTCGGAGATCTGCGGCTTGACCCCAAGCGTTCGGTCGCAGACCACGCCATGCGGGCGGGAGGGATGAAATTACCCGGTTGTCCCGCTCAGTTCCCGAAGCTTGCGCCATAGCGTGTTGACGCTCACGCCGAGACGTCTCGCGGCCTCGGCCTTGTTGTCACCTGTCTGGCGCAGGGCCTCGGCGATGATTTCGCGCTCGTACTCGCGCACCTGATCCTTGAAGCTCGTGCCGTCTGCCGGACCGGCCGGGAGGGGCTTCTCACCGCAGGAAGGCATGGCCTCGGCGCACAGTTCGTCCATGATTTCCATGAGCAGGGCGTGGCCGCCGCTCTTGTCCGCTCCGACCAAGGCTGCGTAGCGCTGGGCAAGCGAGTCCAGTTCGCGCACGTTACCCGGCCAGGAATGAGCCGTGAAACGGTTTTGCAGACGCGGCGACAACGGCAGGGGAGAGCGTCCCGCCGGAATGTCATACCGGGCGAGCAGGGCGGCGAGCAGGTCCGGGATGTCCGCGGCGCGTTCGCGTAACGGCACGGTGTGGATCTTGAGTGTGGCGATGCGGAAGTAGAGGTCGGCCCGAAAACGCCCCATGCGTGCTTCGTGTGCAAGATCCTTGAAGGTCGAGGCGATGATGCGCACATCGGTGGAGACTATGCGGTCGCCTCCGACACGCATGATCTCCTTCTCTTCGATCGCCCGCAAAAGGCGTACCTGAAGGCTTGGCGAGATGTCGGCAAGCTCGTCCAGAAACAGCGTGCCTCCGTGGGCCAACTCGAACAAGCCTTGTTTGCCCCCCCGTTTTGCGCCGGTGAAGGCCCCTTCCTCGTAGCCGAACAGTTCGCTTTCGAGAAGCGTTTCAGGCAGGGCCGAGCAGTTCACGGCAACAAAAGGACGTCTTTTGCGTGGGCTGGCCATGTGAATGCCCTGCGCCAGTATCTCCTTGCCCGTGCCGGTCTCGCCCTGAACAAGGATCGCCGCATCGGTGGCCGCATATTGGGCCGCCTTGGCGCGGAGCCTGGCCATGGCCGCGCAGGAGCCCTTGAGGTCGTCCAGGGTGTAGCGGGCCACAAAACCCTTGGCGAGCCGCTCCTTGAGTTTGCGATCCAGATCCTGGATGCGAGAGACACGCGTGAAGGTTGCGACCACGGCCCGCGTGCCTTCCGAGACGTTTACGGGCATTGCGTTGATGACCATATCCAGGCCGCCCACCCGCCGGAACTGATCGACTTCCGCCTCGCCGCTTTCGAGCACCCGGAAAAGCCCGGCGCTACGCACCGCCTCGGGCATGGGACGGTCCAGGACATTCTCCGGATCGAGGCCGAGCATTTCCCCGGCCATGGGGTTGATGAGGTTGATCCGGCCTTCGGAGTCGATACCCACCACCCCTTCCTTGACGGAATGAAGGATGATGCGCAGCCGCTCGGCCTCCTCCTTGCTTCTGCGTTGGGACTGCGCGATGACGCGAGCCTCTTCCAGCGCCTGCTGGATCACGCGCTCCCCGGGAACGACCACGAAGCCCTCGCCGCCCACCGACTGGGCGATGGTTTTGCAGATGCCTCCGCCCACAATGCAGCGGAAGCCTTCCGCCACCGCTTTCGAGATGGCGGCCACAAGCTCGGGAGTGGTGCGAAACGGCAACTGACGAATTTCGACGCCGAGGATGTCCTCCATGATCTCCAGACCGGCGATCTGGCCGCTGAAGCTCGTCACCGCGATTTTCCGTGAGCGTTCCCTGGCGAGCATGACGGCTCTGATGACATCCATGTCCCTGCGGGCGATGGTCACGACAGGTAGCTTGAGCTGTTCGCGCAGCAGTCGGCCGGTCGCGCCGCCGCCGAGGACGACTTCGACTCCTTCGGCGAGGCACTGCCTGGCCACGGGCAGGGCCTCCTCCATGCTCGCCAGACGGATCTCGATGTTTTCCCTATCGGGGTCCTCGAACGCCTTGACTGTGCGGGCGATCTCTTCCGAGTTGGAAACGAAGGCGAAGCGGAAAGGGCGGGCGTCGGGCATGGCTGAGCTCTCCTGACGCGGGCGGACGGTCGCCCGGCTTGAATCGGCTGTACCTGCGGGAATCATGCTTGGCAAGCCTTGGGTGCGGCACGGTAAAAGGGGCGGAAGCCGCGACTTCCGCCCCCGAGATACGTGCCCGGCAGTCGCGGGGCCTCAGGATGCCAAGGCGTGCAGGGACCTGAGGAGGATGAAGCCGCCAACCACGACGCAGACGACGGCCACGATCACCCGCAGCCGCCTCGCGCCCGAGCAGTGGGCGATGTGCGCGCCTATGGCGACGCCCACCAGTTCCACGGCCGTGACCCACGATCCCACGAAGAAATCGATGGCACCGAATTTGAGATTCCCGATGGTGCCGGAAACCGCGGCCACGATCTGGATGACCTGACTCGTGGCGATGGCGGTGAGAGGCGAGAAGCCCAGGATGACCATCATGGGCACGGAAAGCACCGGACCGCCCACGCCGGTCAGACCCGAGCCGAATCCGACCGTCGCGCCTATGGCGAGCAGGGCCGCGTATTTGCCCGCGGACTGCCCCTCCATGGCCAGAATGCCTTTACCGCTGTAGGGACGGTAGGTGTAGATGCCCGCGAAGATGATGATGCAGGCCAAAACGGTGTTCAGGTAGACCGCGTTGGTGAACGAATTGACCATGGCCCCCAGATAGCCGAAGAGCACCGCGCCCAGGCACACGGGTACGGTCACGCTCCAATCGATGCTGCCTTTGCGCTGGTAGAGCCAAGTTCCCACGATGCCCGTGAAGATGAAGCTGAACAGGGCCGTGGCCATGGACACGTGCGTATCGAGGCCCGAGAAGGCGGCAAGGGCCGGTATGAGCAGGATGCCGCCGACGCCGACGCAGCCGATGAGGGTGCCGACGAGAAGGGCGACAAGGGCCAGCAACAGTGTTGACATGCGAAGATTCTCCGTGCCTGGCGGGCGCTTTGCGCCCGCCAGGGGTTATGGGGTGATGGAGGATAGGGGCTTTGATCAGATGCCCGGAGGCATGATGTAGAAGTCGGACTTGAGCACAGCGATGAAGAAGACGAAGTACAGCGCCGAGACGACAAGGGAGATGACGCCTCCGATCATGCCGTAGACGAACATCCGCTTCAGGTTGGCTCCGAAGCCGACCACGATTCCCTGCGCGCCGGTGGAGGACGCGACCGCGTAGCTCCAACTGATGGCCGCGCCGACGGCCCAGATGAACGGAACCGCTCCGTATTCGAGGCCGTGCCAGTTCTTGAATGTCTCGATGACCATGGGAATCATGACGCCCGCCGCCGCAGTGTCCGAAGTCACCTGGGAAAGCGCGTTGCCGCCGGCGCTGAAAGCCAGGATGGACAACATGTCGTTGCCAGTGGCGACGAACGAACCGAGCCACTGGCCGAACACCGCGCTCGCACCGGTCTGGTTGATGATGCGGCCCAGGGCCACGGACGCGGGCCAGATGAAGAGAATGGCGATGGGAAAGTGCTTCTTGAGCGATTCGATGGAGACGATGTTTTCTCCGGGATTCTTGCGGGAAGGCATGAAAAAGAGGGCCAGGGCCAGGATGAGGAACATGCGCGAGGGGTGCATCCAGGCGAAGAACGGGCCCTTCAGGAAGTCCACGTACGCGGGCCGCAACAGCGCGAGAGCCACCACGACGAGAAATCCGAGGCAGGCGACCTTCTCTTCGTAGCTGAACGGCCCCATTTCTTCGAGTTCCTTGCGGTAGAATTCCCGGCCGCCCTTGAACGTCTGAATGTCGGGCTTCATGCAGTAGTACATGTAAAGAGTCATGGCCAGCATGACTACCAGTGATACCGGGATCATGCGCAGGGACCAGTCGATGAAGAAGACCTCGTGGCCGACGTAGCGCTGCAGGTGGCCAAGGGTGACCACGGCTTGGCCGCCGCCCAGAGGGGTAGCCATGCCGCCCACGGACGCGCCCCAGGCCACGGCGATGAGCACGTTGGAGGCGGCTGTGCTGTTCCAGCGTGCGTCGAAGGTGTTGAATCCTGCGTAGATCAACGCCGCCACGGCGATTGGGGCGAAGACCGCCGCCACGGGCGTGTTGCCCATGACGAAGCTCGCAAAGCCGGTTAGCAGGAACCAGCCGATCATCTGCTTGCGCGTGTCGTTGCCAAAGCGCAGCAGAAAATGCAGGGCTAGGCGTTTGGCAAAACCCCAACGCGCCCAAGCCACGGTCACGATGCTTGCGCCGATGATCAGGAAGGCGTCGCGATGGGCATAGGCCTCCATGACCTTGGCGATGGGCATGTATTCGTAAAAAGCCACCACGAATAGAGGCACCAGGCACGTGACCTTGATGTCGACGGCCACCGTGACCCACCAGTAAACCATCCAGAAAAGGATGCCGAAGCCCACTCGGGCATTTTCAGGGCCGAAGAGGGGTATGAATTGGACAAGAAGGAAGATTGCCGGACCCAATATGATATGGAGCCACCGGCGGCTGATGCCACAGGAGCCCTGGTCTTGCGTATCCGTCATGACTCGCTCTCCCCGATGTAACAGTGACGCGCATGGAGGCCGGGACGCTCCCCGGCCTCCGGGGCGATGGCCTACAAGGCGAGCTTGCCGTTGTAGTCCCGTTTGATGCTGAAATGGGTCTTCCACTTGCGCCAGGCGCGTTGACCCATGATCAGTTCTTCCTCGGGCGTGCCCAAGGGATAGACGTTGGGAACGTCGGCGTCGGACCACAGACCCTGTTTCTTGCGCTCCTCGCGCTGATCCATGAGCCAGTCGTTGTAGCTTTCGTAGACGATGTGGCCTTCGGGGCCGTCCAGGGTGGCGGCGCGGATGCGGCCGTCCCATTCTTCGTATTTCTCGACTTTCTCGGGCGCAGGCATCTGCGGCTCGACATCGAGCGTGTACCCCGCCTCGATCATCTCCTGCCCTGCCACGGCGGCGAAGATCCGCTGGTCGCGAGGGCTCAGCAGGTCCTTGTAGATGCCTATGTACTTGTCGCTCACGGGGCTGCCCAGGGGTTTGTGGTCGTGGGTCTGACCACGGGCTTTGGCCAGGTCGGTGGTGTGGAACTCCATCATCTGCGGGCTGTATTCCTCGCCCAGGAAGTCACAGGTCGCCCGCAGCACTTTTTCTGGCTGACGCACCAACTCCTCATAGTTGATGTCGAACCATTGATCGGCGCCCAGCTTTTCGCGCCAGGGCTTGACCGCGTTCATGCACATTTTCCAGATCTTGGCCGCGCTGTAGATGTTCGTGGGGCCGAAGGACGATTCCAGGTAGTCGGCCGAGGCGTCGCGCCCGTCGCGGGTGATGTAGATGAATTGGGCGTTGGGGAAATGCTCCAGAATGGGGCCGACGAAGAACAGGTTGTAGGGGGTCTTTTCGCCCCAGCGGGGCTTGCCGCCCGCTTCCTTGGCGAAGCGTTCGAACATGGCGCAGTAGAGCCCGGCGAAGCTCTGTTCGCGCACGCTTTCGATGATTTCGTCAACGATGGTCCGAGGGTTGACCTTCATGCCCCAGTACGGGGTCTTCAGGCCGTGGACCATCTCGGTGGCCAGGGTGCGGAAGTTGTTCTTGTCGCGCAGGTCGCCGTAGGTATGCAGATACGGGTAGAACCGAGAATAATACCAGACGACCTCGGGCACGGCTATCCTGGGATGGCAGCCCAGCATCGCCATGACCAACGTGGTGCCGGATCGTTCCGGGCCGATCATGATGATCGGTCTTTCCTTGAGCATGATCGCCATGAAAAACCTCCTGCTGTGTTTCCCATGGAAAAAGCAAGGCATGTGCCAGAAAGATGGCGACTTGTATCGTATTGTTATGTATAGTTTTTGTAAACGAGAGGGATGTGTTCGCCGCCCATCGACTGCCATATTCGTTATGAAAGTGTATCGATTTTGATTGGCTGATTGCCGTAACGGGCCTTGGGCGGCAGCCCCGGCGTGGCAGGCGCGGCTGCCCGGGGTCGTCGATCTTGGGCTGGAATAAACAAAAGAGCCTCTGGCGGCTTTACCAATCCCCTGTTTGCCCGGTAAGGACGTCTCCGCGATCATCAAATCCACACTGTATGGCCGGGAGCGCACGGCAAGAATTTCGCGCCCCAGCGGCGGGCCGCACCGCTAGCCCGGAACACGAAAATACGGCATATTTTTTGTTCCGGGGGGCAGCATGAACAAAGTGACGCTGCCGCCGTTCTCCGCTTCGCCTGTCAGCAGGGGGCTTTCGCGTCCTCCCGATCCTGGCGTCGCGGCAAATCGAAACAGGTGACGATACCCGAAATGGAAACGATAGACATGCAGGCGGCTTTCGACCCGGAGTTCGTGGCCCGGGTCCAGGCGGAAAGCGGACAAAACCTGGCCCTGTGCTACCAGTGCGGCAACTGCACCGCCGGGTGCCCCTACACCTTCGCCTACGACATCCCGGTCAGCCAGATGATGCGCCTGGTCCAGATGGGCCGCAGGGAAAAAGCCCTGCGCGCCCGGTCCCTGTGGCTGTGCGCTTCGTGCGAGAGCTGCACCACGCGCTGCCCCAACGACATCGACGTGGCCCGGGTGATGGATGTGATGCGCCACATGGCGCGGCGCGCGGGGTATGCGCCCGAGAAGGCCGTGAAGAGCTTCTGGGATTGTTTCCTAGACTCCATGCGCAAGCACGGGCGGGTCTACGAGCTTGGCCTTGTGGCCGACTACGTGGCGCGCACCGGCCGCTTCTGGACCGACGCGGACCTTGGCCCGCGCATGCTGCTCAAGGGCAAGCTGTCGCTTAAGCCGCACGACATCCAGGGCAAGGACGAGGTGCGCAGGATTTTCGAACGCTTCGCCGCCAGGAGCGGATCATGAGCCAGGCCCTGACCTACGCCTACTATCCCGGCTGCTCGGGGCTTGGCACCTCCCGCGAGTACGACCTGTCCACCCGCGCCGTGTGCGAGGCGCTGGGCATCGTCCTGGCCGACGTTCCCGACTGGAGCTGCTGCGGATCGACTCCCGCCCATACCGTGGATCACGTGCTCAGCGCAGCGCTGGCCGCGCGCAATCTCGCCAAGGTGGAGGCCATGGGGCGGGACACGGTCGTGACTCCCTGCCCCAGTTGTCTGACCAACCTGCGCACCGCCAGCCATCGCATGGCCGACGACAGTTTCCGCGAGCGGACCAACGCCTTGCTGGATGCGCCGTGCCAGAACGCCGTGACCGCCAAGTCCGTGCTCCAGATTGTGGTCGAGGACTACGGCATTGAGCGGCTGTCCCGAAAGGTGGTCCGCCCGCTCGCCGGTCTGCGGGTGGCCGCGTACTACGGCTGCATCATGAACCGGCCGCCCGAGGTGATGGCCTTTGACGACCACGAGAACCCCATGGCCATGGACGACATCCTCTCCGCGCTGGGCGCGGACGTGCGCCCCTTCCCGCTCAAGGTCGAGTGCTGCGGGGCCTCCTACGGCGTGGCCCGGCGCGACATCGTGGCCCGGCTCTCGGGCAGGCTCTTGGACGCGGCCGCGGACGTCGGCGCGGACATGGTGGTCGCGGCCTGCCCCCTGTGCCAGATGAACCTGGACCTGCGGCAGGAGCAGATCAACAGCGCGAACAGGACCAGCCACCGCATGCCGGTACTCTATTACACCCAGCTCATGGGTCTGGCGCTGGGAATCCCTGAGGAGAGGCTTGGGCTGGACAAGCTCTGCGTGAGCCCGCGCAAGGTCTTGCGCGCCGCGGCCGGGCGGGCCGAGGCCGCGAAGGCTCAAGGGAGCGGGGCATGAGGATCGGCGTTTTCGTCTGCCACTGCGGCAGCAACATCGAAGGGACCGTGGACACCACGAGCGTGGCCGCGATGGCCAAAGGCTACCCGGACGTGGCCTACGCCACGGACGTCATGTACTCCTGCTCCGAGCCAGGACAGGAGGCCATCGTCAAGGCGGTGCGCGAGAAGGGTCTGGACGGCGTGGTCGTGGCCTCGTGCTCCCCGCGCATGCACGAGACCACGTTTCGGCGCGCCGTGGAGCGAGCCGGGCTGAACCGCTACATGCTTGAAATGGCCAACATCCGCGAGCACGTCTCGTGGATCGGCAAGAATCGCGAGGCCAACACCAACAAGGCCGCCGAGCTCGTGCTCCTGGCCGTGGAAAAGCTGCGCCGCAACAAGGCGCTCTTTCCCAAGAGCTTCGACATCACCCGCCGCGTGCTGGTCATCGGCGGCGGCGTGGCGGGCATCCAGGCCGCCCTGGACTGCGCGGACGGCGGGCTGGACGTGGTGCTGGTGGAGAAGACCTCCACCATCGGCGGCAAGATGGCCAAGCTCGACAAGACGTTCCCCACCGTGGACTGCTCCAGTTGCATCCTCGGGCCCAAGATGGTGGACGTGGCCCAGCACGAGAAAATCGCCCTGCACGCCTGCGCCGAGATCGAGAGCGTCAGCGGGTACGTGGGCAACTTCGAGGTCGCGATCCGCAAGAAGGCGACCTACGTGGACTGGAGCCTGTGCACCGGTTGCGGCCTGTGCATGGAGAAGTGCCCGAGCAAGAAGTCGCACGACGCCTTCAACGAGGGCGTGGGGCCGACCACGGCCATCAACATCCCGTTCCCCCAGGCCATACCCAAGAAGGCGGTCATCGACGCCAAGTCCTGCCGCCAGTTCCTCACGGGCAAGTGCGGCGTCTGCGCCAAGGTTTGCCCGTCGGGCGCCATACGCTACGAGATGGCGGACGAGGTGATCACCGAAAAGGTGGGCGCGATCGTGGCGGCCACGGGCTTCGACCTCTTCGATCACACCAGGTACGGCGAGTACGGCGGCGGCCGCTATCCGGACGTCATCACCTCGCTGCAGTACGAGCGCCTGCTCTCGGCCTCCGGCCCCACCGGCGGCCACGTCAGGCGGCCCTCGGACGGCCGCGAGCCCAAGACGGTGGTTTTCGTGCAGTGCGTGGGATCGCGCGACAAGTCCGTGGACCGTCCCTATTGCAGCGGCTTTTGCTGCATGTACACGGCCAAGCAGGCGATCCTGACCAGGGACCACATCCCGGACTCGCAGTCCTACGTCTTCTACATGGACATCCGCGCGCCGGGAAAGCTCTACGACGAGTTCACCCGCCGGGCCATGGAGGAATACGGGGCGCGCTACGTGCGCGGCCGCGTCTCCATGATCTACCCCAAGGGCGACAGGCTGCTGGTGCGCGGCGCGGACACCCTGATGGGCGAGCAGGTGGAGGTGGAGGCGGACCTCGTGGTCCTGGCCGTGGGCGCACAGGCCGCCGTTGGCTCCTCCGAACTGGCCGAGAAGCTGCGTATTTCCTACGACAAGTACGGCTTCTTCATGGAGAGCCACCCCAAGCTCAGGCCCGTGGAGACCAACACTGCAGGCGTCTATCTGGCCGGGGCCTGCCAGGGGCCAAAAGACATCCCGTCCTCGGTGGGGCAGGGCAGCGCGGCCGCGAGTAAGGTTTTAGGGCTCTTCGCCAAGCAAAAGCTGGAGAGCGATCCCCAGATATCCCAGGTCGATCAGCGCCGCTGCGTGGGCTGCGGCAAGTGCGCCCTGACCTGTCCCTTCGGGGCCGTCAAGATGGTCGACGTGCGCGGCGAGCCCAAGGCCGAAGTCGTCGAGACCGTCTGCCAGGGCTGCGGCATCTGCGTCGTGACCTGCCCGCAAGGGGCCGTGCAGCTCGATCACTTCACCGACAACCAGATTCTCGCGGAGGTGAACGCGTTATGCCAATCCTAGCCGACAAGGAGCTGCGCATCGTCGGCTTTCTGTGCAACTGGTGCTCCTATGGAGGGGCCGACACGGCGGGCGTGGGCCGCTTCAGCCAGCCCACGGACCTGCGCATCATCCGCGTGCCCTGCTCGGGCCGCATCGATCCGCTCTTCATCGTCAAAGCCCTGTTGAACGGAGCAGACGGCGTGCTGGTTTCCGGCTGCCACCCCAAGGACTGCCACTACGGGCAGGGCAACTTCTACGCCCGGCGGCGGTTGGAGACCCTGAAGCGCTTCTTGCCCATCATCGGCGTGGAGCCAGGCCGTTTCGAGTACACCTGGGTTTCGGCCTCGGAAGGGCAGCGCTGGCAGCAGGTGGTGCAGCGTTTTACGGAACAGGTCCATGCCCTGGGGCCGTCGCCCGCCAGCGCCGTGTTCGGAAGCTGCCGCGAAATCCC from Alkalidesulfovibrio alkalitolerans DSM 16529 carries:
- a CDS encoding sigma-54-dependent Fis family transcriptional regulator, with amino-acid sequence MPDARPFRFAFVSNSEEIARTVKAFEDPDRENIEIRLASMEEALPVARQCLAEGVEVVLGGGATGRLLREQLKLPVVTIARRDMDVIRAVMLARERSRKIAVTSFSGQIAGLEIMEDILGVEIRQLPFRTTPELVAAISKAVAEGFRCIVGGGICKTIAQSVGGEGFVVVPGERVIQQALEEARVIAQSQRRSKEEAERLRIILHSVKEGVVGIDSEGRINLINPMAGEMLGLDPENVLDRPMPEAVRSAGLFRVLESGEAEVDQFRRVGGLDMVINAMPVNVSEGTRAVVATFTRVSRIQDLDRKLKERLAKGFVARYTLDDLKGSCAAMARLRAKAAQYAATDAAILVQGETGTGKEILAQGIHMASPRKRRPFVAVNCSALPETLLESELFGYEEGAFTGAKRGGKQGLFELAHGGTLFLDELADISPSLQVRLLRAIEEKEIMRVGGDRIVSTDVRIIASTFKDLAHEARMGRFRADLYFRIATLKIHTVPLRERAADIPDLLAALLARYDIPAGRSPLPLSPRLQNRFTAHSWPGNVRELDSLAQRYAALVGADKSGGHALLMEIMDELCAEAMPSCGEKPLPAGPADGTSFKDQVREYEREIIAEALRQTGDNKAEAARRLGVSVNTLWRKLRELSGTTG
- a CDS encoding sulfite exporter TauE/SafE family protein, translating into MSTLLLALVALLVGTLIGCVGVGGILLIPALAAFSGLDTHVSMATALFSFIFTGIVGTWLYQRKGSIDWSVTVPVCLGAVLFGYLGAMVNSFTNAVYLNTVLACIIIFAGIYTYRPYSGKGILAMEGQSAGKYAALLAIGATVGFGSGLTGVGGPVLSVPMMVILGFSPLTAIATSQVIQIVAAVSGTIGNLKFGAIDFFVGSWVTAVELVGVAIGAHIAHCSGARRLRVIVAVVCVVVGGFILLRSLHALAS
- a CDS encoding SLC13 family permease, translating into MTDTQDQGSCGISRRWLHIILGPAIFLLVQFIPLFGPENARVGFGILFWMVYWWVTVAVDIKVTCLVPLFVVAFYEYMPIAKVMEAYAHRDAFLIIGASIVTVAWARWGFAKRLALHFLLRFGNDTRKQMIGWFLLTGFASFVMGNTPVAAVFAPIAVAALIYAGFNTFDARWNSTAASNVLIAVAWGASVGGMATPLGGGQAVVTLGHLQRYVGHEVFFIDWSLRMIPVSLVVMLAMTLYMYYCMKPDIQTFKGGREFYRKELEEMGPFSYEEKVACLGFLVVVALALLRPAYVDFLKGPFFAWMHPSRMFLILALALFFMPSRKNPGENIVSIESLKKHFPIAILFIWPASVALGRIINQTGASAVFGQWLGSFVATGNDMLSILAFSAGGNALSQVTSDTAAAGVMIPMVIETFKNWHGLEYGAVPFIWAVGAAISWSYAVASSTGAQGIVVGFGANLKRMFVYGMIGGVISLVVSALYFVFFIAVLKSDFYIMPPGI
- a CDS encoding sulfotransferase family protein, with protein sequence MAIMLKERPIIMIGPERSGTTLVMAMLGCHPRIAVPEVVWYYSRFYPYLHTYGDLRDKNNFRTLATEMVHGLKTPYWGMKVNPRTIVDEIIESVREQSFAGLYCAMFERFAKEAGGKPRWGEKTPYNLFFVGPILEHFPNAQFIYITRDGRDASADYLESSFGPTNIYSAAKIWKMCMNAVKPWREKLGADQWFDINYEELVRQPEKVLRATCDFLGEEYSPQMMEFHTTDLAKARGQTHDHKPLGSPVSDKYIGIYKDLLSPRDQRIFAAVAGQEMIEAGYTLDVEPQMPAPEKVEKYEEWDGRIRAATLDGPEGHIVYESYNDWLMDQREERKKQGLWSDADVPNVYPLGTPEEELIMGQRAWRKWKTHFSIKRDYNGKLAL
- a CDS encoding 4Fe-4S dicluster domain-containing protein, with translation METIDMQAAFDPEFVARVQAESGQNLALCYQCGNCTAGCPYTFAYDIPVSQMMRLVQMGRREKALRARSLWLCASCESCTTRCPNDIDVARVMDVMRHMARRAGYAPEKAVKSFWDCFLDSMRKHGRVYELGLVADYVARTGRFWTDADLGPRMLLKGKLSLKPHDIQGKDEVRRIFERFAARSGS
- a CDS encoding CoB--CoM heterodisulfide reductase iron-sulfur subunit B family protein → MSQALTYAYYPGCSGLGTSREYDLSTRAVCEALGIVLADVPDWSCCGSTPAHTVDHVLSAALAARNLAKVEAMGRDTVVTPCPSCLTNLRTASHRMADDSFRERTNALLDAPCQNAVTAKSVLQIVVEDYGIERLSRKVVRPLAGLRVAAYYGCIMNRPPEVMAFDDHENPMAMDDILSALGADVRPFPLKVECCGASYGVARRDIVARLSGRLLDAAADVGADMVVAACPLCQMNLDLRQEQINSANRTSHRMPVLYYTQLMGLALGIPEERLGLDKLCVSPRKVLRAAAGRAEAAKAQGSGA
- a CDS encoding CoB--CoM heterodisulfide reductase iron-sulfur subunit A family protein produces the protein MRIGVFVCHCGSNIEGTVDTTSVAAMAKGYPDVAYATDVMYSCSEPGQEAIVKAVREKGLDGVVVASCSPRMHETTFRRAVERAGLNRYMLEMANIREHVSWIGKNREANTNKAAELVLLAVEKLRRNKALFPKSFDITRRVLVIGGGVAGIQAALDCADGGLDVVLVEKTSTIGGKMAKLDKTFPTVDCSSCILGPKMVDVAQHEKIALHACAEIESVSGYVGNFEVAIRKKATYVDWSLCTGCGLCMEKCPSKKSHDAFNEGVGPTTAINIPFPQAIPKKAVIDAKSCRQFLTGKCGVCAKVCPSGAIRYEMADEVITEKVGAIVAATGFDLFDHTRYGEYGGGRYPDVITSLQYERLLSASGPTGGHVRRPSDGREPKTVVFVQCVGSRDKSVDRPYCSGFCCMYTAKQAILTRDHIPDSQSYVFYMDIRAPGKLYDEFTRRAMEEYGARYVRGRVSMIYPKGDRLLVRGADTLMGEQVEVEADLVVLAVGAQAAVGSSELAEKLRISYDKYGFFMESHPKLRPVETNTAGVYLAGACQGPKDIPSSVGQGSAAASKVLGLFAKQKLESDPQISQVDQRRCVGCGKCALTCPFGAVKMVDVRGEPKAEVVETVCQGCGICVVTCPQGAVQLDHFTDNQILAEVNALCQS
- a CDS encoding hydrogenase iron-sulfur subunit, with translation MPILADKELRIVGFLCNWCSYGGADTAGVGRFSQPTDLRIIRVPCSGRIDPLFIVKALLNGADGVLVSGCHPKDCHYGQGNFYARRRLETLKRFLPIIGVEPGRFEYTWVSASEGQRWQQVVQRFTEQVHALGPSPASAVFGSCREIPGEKGGSGVGS